The following are encoded in a window of Pirellulales bacterium genomic DNA:
- a CDS encoding prolyl oligopeptidase family serine peptidase produces MRKTSLLFAFAFLLGFGAPRTSAEETGQRPAQLETQVPVKLDYLLYLPKDYDNQKSWPLVIFLHGAGERGADLDLVKKHGPPKLIDAGKDFPFIVASPQCTKDSWWSWQLRELSALVDDLSSRYKVDQDRIYLTGLSMGGFGTWALAAYQPDRFAAIVPICGGGEMLSARRLTKMPIWAFHGAKDPVVPLRRSEELVEALQKAKGNVKLTVYPDALHDSWTATYENPELYEWLLAQKREAPAKTTP; encoded by the coding sequence ATGCGCAAAACATCATTGCTTTTCGCGTTCGCCTTCTTGCTTGGATTCGGTGCCCCACGGACCAGCGCCGAAGAGACGGGCCAACGCCCTGCCCAACTCGAGACGCAGGTGCCGGTGAAGCTCGACTACCTGCTGTACCTGCCCAAGGATTACGACAATCAGAAATCGTGGCCGCTGGTCATCTTCCTGCACGGCGCCGGCGAGCGTGGCGCCGACTTGGACCTGGTCAAGAAGCATGGGCCCCCGAAGTTGATCGACGCGGGCAAGGACTTCCCATTTATCGTGGCCAGTCCGCAATGCACCAAGGACAGTTGGTGGAGCTGGCAGCTGCGCGAATTGTCGGCACTGGTCGATGATCTTTCCTCGCGCTACAAGGTCGATCAGGATCGTATCTATTTAACGGGCCTCAGCATGGGTGGCTTCGGCACTTGGGCACTGGCCGCCTACCAGCCTGATCGGTTCGCCGCGATCGTTCCGATATGCGGTGGCGGCGAGATGCTTTCCGCGCGTCGTTTGACGAAGATGCCGATTTGGGCGTTCCACGGCGCAAAGGATCCTGTCGTGCCGCTGCGTCGTTCGGAAGAATTGGTCGAGGCTCTGCAGAAGGCCAAGGGGAACGTAAAGCTAACCGTCTATCCCGACGCCCTGCACGACTCCTGGACGGCCACTTACGAGAATCCTGAACTCTACGAGTGGCTGCTAGCGCAGAAGCGCGAAGCGCCGGCAAAGACGACGCCGTAA
- a CDS encoding CehA/McbA family metallohydrolase — translation MSIQRYLASAVVVTVVLAGAARAEHGRFDRTTPDAREEAYIFTPAGFVSAGKMATADAANAGRLQVTIVDRATGKPTPCRVNVVGSDGNFYQPQDNPLAAYSLNQNWPDGLAGNRPGKAPIRYFGHFFYTPGEFSVAVPAGAVRIEVWKGFEYRVETFSTRIDSKQQRDVRIELSRAVPMAEQGWYSADPHLHFLRTNDADDTTIFDLLEAEDIRRGMILCYNEDTSAYQGAMPAQATPQLRGLGMPSVRERGPYSIISGQEYRNGVLGHLNLFLRDRLYLEGSQLDPNVGPLFAAVGEETRRQGGYAFHAHGGYGLEIWADLVQGATTGVELLQFGIYRGIGLDGWYHVLNAGFRFPAIGASDYPACRKLGDCRTYVHMDGAATFPAWLQGAAEGRSFITSGPLLFFEVNDKNPGDVINVAAGQAKQVRAKVRVRSETAPVTNLQLIVNGQVARELVVSREAGTAQWLTLDEPIELTSSSWLAARAFSTSPLGSADAEAHTNPVFVYFDGQPPRGVADLDWLLARVDEQIADHQARTVPAKQAVVDYFRRSREILVDRKQQIARAKPTTQASLADLQSALETSLLPSDTPLAEIRTFAEPKIVATPQFNERRAWEDEASRLRKQMLEDVVFRGGARAWRDAACHVEWLDTIEGGPGYRIRKLRYEALPGLWIPALLYEPEKITGKVPLVLHFNGHERLGKAVEYKQLLSINLAKRGMLVLDPEWLGMGQLATPGFSHYRMNQLDLCGTSGLAPFYLAMSRLLDLGLALPNADHERVAAMGLSGGSWQTILLSALDRRVTLANPVAGYGGFRTNLLNDDMGDSEQAPTDMAAIIDYTHLTAMRAGRPTLLTYNAGDDCCFKSGHALAPLLAAAQSAFGLVGAADKLRFHVNHVPGTHNFEQENREQFYALLGNYFYPGDERFVRSEIPSRENLKAADELNVPLTAENLDLHQLALNLLAELPTADEIPDTRDKLAVWQGERRDRLRKFLRVPVYEVESAAATPHVAAGYRVTSRLLECGGSWTVPCVEFDVPGIAPRRTAIVMADLGKASVAETSQRLLDQGCRVLALDPLGLGESKVEAQDPSYLYPLFLSAVGERPLGIQAAQLMGIARFARHTWPDSAVTIIATGPRSGMAALVATALEVDAINDVELTESFASLTQLIEQDKTVEELPELFAFGLMAEFDVSSIAALIPPRRVTFLAADNRMRREFAPLKKLYSVLGISFDPCEEKSP, via the coding sequence TTGAGCATTCAGCGTTACCTGGCCTCGGCAGTCGTGGTCACGGTGGTGTTGGCCGGCGCCGCACGGGCCGAACATGGTCGGTTTGATCGGACCACGCCCGACGCGCGCGAAGAAGCTTACATTTTCACGCCGGCAGGATTTGTTAGCGCAGGAAAGATGGCGACCGCCGACGCCGCGAATGCTGGGCGACTGCAGGTGACGATCGTTGATCGCGCAACGGGTAAGCCCACGCCGTGCCGAGTGAATGTCGTGGGGAGCGACGGCAATTTCTATCAGCCGCAGGATAATCCGCTGGCGGCGTATAGCTTGAATCAAAACTGGCCCGACGGTTTGGCCGGCAATCGGCCGGGCAAAGCACCGATCCGCTATTTCGGGCATTTCTTTTACACGCCCGGCGAGTTCTCCGTGGCGGTGCCGGCCGGCGCGGTGCGGATCGAGGTCTGGAAGGGTTTCGAATATCGGGTCGAGACGTTTTCGACGCGTATCGACAGCAAGCAACAGCGGGACGTGCGGATCGAGCTGTCGCGCGCCGTGCCGATGGCCGAACAGGGTTGGTACTCAGCCGATCCCCATTTGCACTTCCTTCGCACCAACGATGCCGACGACACGACGATCTTTGATTTGCTTGAAGCCGAAGACATCCGCCGTGGCATGATCCTGTGTTACAACGAGGACACTTCCGCCTATCAAGGGGCCATGCCGGCTCAGGCGACGCCGCAACTGCGCGGGTTGGGAATGCCGTCGGTCCGTGAGCGAGGCCCCTATTCGATCATTTCCGGGCAGGAATATCGCAACGGCGTGCTGGGGCATTTGAATCTTTTTCTGCGCGATCGGCTCTATCTCGAGGGGAGCCAGCTCGATCCGAATGTCGGGCCTCTGTTCGCCGCGGTTGGAGAAGAGACGCGACGGCAGGGGGGATATGCTTTTCACGCGCATGGCGGCTACGGTCTCGAGATTTGGGCGGACCTTGTGCAAGGTGCGACGACCGGTGTCGAGCTGTTGCAGTTCGGCATTTACCGCGGAATCGGCCTGGATGGTTGGTATCACGTGCTGAACGCGGGCTTTCGCTTTCCGGCGATCGGGGCAAGCGATTACCCGGCCTGTCGCAAGCTGGGAGACTGCCGGACGTATGTGCATATGGACGGCGCGGCAACTTTCCCGGCCTGGCTGCAAGGGGCCGCCGAAGGACGCAGCTTTATCACCAGTGGACCACTATTATTTTTCGAGGTGAACGACAAAAATCCCGGGGACGTGATCAACGTTGCAGCCGGACAGGCGAAACAGGTCCGCGCCAAAGTCCGCGTGCGCAGCGAAACGGCGCCGGTCACGAATCTACAATTGATCGTGAATGGTCAGGTCGCACGCGAGCTGGTCGTATCGCGTGAAGCAGGCACGGCGCAATGGCTGACGCTAGACGAGCCGATTGAATTGACGAGTTCGAGTTGGCTCGCGGCGCGAGCATTTTCGACGTCGCCCCTGGGTTCAGCAGATGCCGAAGCGCATACGAATCCGGTTTTTGTGTACTTCGACGGTCAGCCGCCGCGCGGCGTGGCGGACCTCGACTGGTTGCTGGCTCGCGTCGACGAGCAGATTGCCGATCATCAAGCGCGTACTGTGCCGGCGAAGCAGGCCGTCGTGGATTATTTCCGTCGCTCGCGAGAAATCCTTGTCGACCGGAAGCAGCAAATTGCGCGTGCGAAACCGACGACGCAAGCAAGCCTGGCTGACCTTCAATCCGCATTGGAAACGTCACTCTTGCCATCGGACACACCGCTGGCCGAGATACGTACGTTTGCCGAACCGAAAATCGTTGCGACGCCGCAGTTCAATGAACGTCGTGCGTGGGAAGACGAAGCTAGTCGATTGCGCAAGCAAATGCTTGAAGATGTTGTGTTTCGTGGCGGCGCCCGTGCGTGGCGTGACGCTGCTTGTCACGTCGAGTGGCTGGATACGATAGAGGGCGGCCCCGGCTATAGGATTCGCAAACTGCGCTACGAGGCATTGCCCGGCTTGTGGATTCCAGCACTGTTGTACGAGCCGGAAAAGATCACCGGCAAAGTTCCGTTAGTCCTGCATTTCAACGGCCATGAGCGCCTGGGCAAGGCGGTGGAGTACAAACAACTGCTGAGCATCAATCTTGCCAAACGCGGCATGCTGGTGCTCGATCCCGAGTGGCTCGGGATGGGACAGCTCGCGACGCCCGGCTTTTCGCACTACCGCATGAATCAGCTCGATCTGTGCGGTACGAGTGGACTGGCGCCGTTTTACCTGGCGATGTCGCGCCTGTTGGACTTGGGGCTGGCGCTACCGAACGCCGATCACGAGCGCGTCGCGGCGATGGGATTGTCGGGGGGCAGCTGGCAGACGATTCTGCTCTCGGCACTCGATCGGCGCGTGACGCTGGCCAATCCCGTGGCCGGCTACGGCGGCTTTCGCACGAATCTTCTTAACGACGATATGGGGGATTCCGAGCAAGCGCCAACCGACATGGCCGCGATCATCGACTATACGCACCTGACGGCGATGCGGGCTGGCCGTCCAACGCTGCTGACGTATAACGCTGGGGATGACTGCTGCTTCAAATCGGGGCATGCGCTGGCGCCGTTGTTGGCTGCCGCACAATCGGCGTTTGGACTTGTGGGGGCGGCGGACAAATTGCGATTCCACGTGAATCATGTGCCAGGGACGCACAATTTCGAGCAAGAGAATCGCGAGCAGTTTTATGCGTTGCTTGGTAACTATTTTTATCCGGGCGACGAACGCTTTGTTCGTTCGGAAATTCCTTCCCGAGAAAATCTGAAGGCCGCGGACGAACTGAACGTGCCGCTGACGGCGGAAAATCTTGATTTGCATCAACTGGCCCTGAACTTGTTGGCCGAGTTGCCCACCGCGGACGAGATACCAGACACTCGTGACAAGCTAGCCGTCTGGCAAGGTGAGCGGCGTGACCGGTTAAGGAAGTTCCTGAGGGTTCCCGTGTACGAGGTCGAAAGCGCCGCTGCAACTCCGCACGTCGCGGCTGGTTATCGCGTCACGTCGCGCTTGCTCGAATGTGGCGGGAGTTGGACCGTGCCCTGCGTCGAGTTCGACGTCCCAGGAATCGCCCCGCGTCGAACCGCAATCGTGATGGCGGATCTTGGCAAGGCGAGCGTCGCTGAAACGTCGCAGCGCCTGTTGGATCAGGGATGTCGCGTCTTGGCGCTCGATCCGCTCGGGCTGGGCGAGTCCAAGGTCGAAGCCCAGGATCCGAGCTACCTATACCCGTTGTTTTTATCAGCCGTGGGCGAACGCCCCTTGGGAATCCAGGCGGCGCAGTTGATGGGCATCGCCCGTTTCGCGCGTCATACCTGGCCGGACTCCGCGGTGACGATTATCGCCACGGGACCGAGGTCAGGCATGGCGGCATTGGTCGCAACGGCGCTCGAAGTCGATGCAATCAACGACGTGGAGTTGACCGAGAGCTTTGCAAGCCTGACCCAATTAATCGAGCAAGATAAGACGGTCGAAGAACTGCCTGAGTTGTTCGCCTTTGGGTTGATGGCGGAATTCGACGTTTCGTCGATCGCGGCACTGATCCCGCCGCGGCGGGTAACGTTCCTCGCCGCCGACAATCGAATGCGCCGTGAGTTTGCCCCGCTTAAGAAGCTCTACAGCGTATTGGGCATTTCGTTTGATCCCTGCGAGGAAAAGAGTCCATGA
- a CDS encoding SGNH/GDSL hydrolase family protein codes for MRQRIHLICVVSGITILCLRAPAAASAGVTLGVMGDSLSDEYQYNGRPYAQNWVEQFATSNYVNVGVNTVNAAPRNQGFNQNWALAGATTGTVLSGGQATGLAAQIPNAGGYGIDYAVLMIGANDFAPGSTAYNNIYNGTWTTTQINNYVSSVVSNTGTALSDILPTGVKAVVATVPDYGITPYVQSVYPDASKRELVASVLTRVNAGIKATAHGDGIVVADLSGLINATFGQEGAFHTSVSIGGVPINLTQTTSSSSSQAGFCADGIHAYTTLQGVLGNVLMQALDTGYNAGIPLFSEAQILQHAGLTYAGSDTLAATIGPYSNYVISYAPTPSIAGDTNNDNIVNGQDLALASSNWLHFGSNISGDVNGDGLVNAQDLALISSNWLQSRASASSTTSVPEPATLALALSAGVMLIAAGSRSLRYGKIRHCHSIIRTKGP; via the coding sequence ATGCGCCAACGCATTCACCTCATATGCGTGGTTTCTGGGATCACAATTCTTTGCCTACGAGCGCCTGCGGCCGCTTCCGCGGGCGTTACGCTTGGCGTGATGGGGGACAGTCTCAGCGACGAATACCAGTACAACGGCCGCCCCTACGCGCAGAACTGGGTCGAGCAATTTGCCACGAGCAATTACGTCAACGTCGGCGTAAATACGGTCAACGCGGCCCCTCGCAACCAGGGCTTCAACCAGAATTGGGCCCTGGCCGGCGCCACCACCGGCACGGTGCTCTCCGGCGGACAAGCGACTGGTCTGGCCGCGCAGATTCCCAACGCCGGCGGTTACGGTATCGACTACGCCGTGCTGATGATCGGAGCCAACGATTTCGCCCCCGGCAGCACGGCCTACAACAATATCTACAACGGCACCTGGACCACGACGCAGATCAACAATTACGTCAGTTCGGTCGTCAGCAATACTGGCACGGCCCTCTCGGATATCCTGCCGACCGGCGTGAAGGCGGTTGTCGCCACAGTGCCGGACTATGGCATTACACCCTATGTGCAATCCGTTTATCCCGACGCCAGCAAGCGGGAACTGGTCGCCAGCGTGCTGACGCGCGTCAACGCCGGCATCAAGGCCACGGCGCACGGCGACGGAATCGTGGTGGCCGACTTGTCGGGCCTGATCAACGCCACGTTCGGTCAGGAAGGGGCGTTCCATACGTCGGTCTCGATCGGCGGCGTGCCGATCAATCTCACGCAAACCACCAGCAGTTCGTCATCGCAGGCCGGGTTTTGCGCCGATGGCATTCACGCCTACACCACCTTGCAAGGCGTGCTGGGGAACGTGCTGATGCAAGCGCTCGATACCGGCTATAACGCCGGCATACCGCTATTCAGCGAAGCCCAGATCTTGCAACACGCCGGGCTGACCTACGCAGGGTCCGACACGCTGGCCGCCACGATCGGCCCCTACTCGAATTACGTGATCAGCTACGCCCCCACCCCCTCGATCGCCGGCGACACGAACAACGACAACATCGTGAACGGCCAAGATCTGGCGCTCGCTTCGAGCAATTGGCTGCACTTCGGCAGCAACATCTCGGGAGACGTTAACGGCGATGGGCTGGTCAACGCGCAGGATCTGGCCCTGATTTCGTCGAACTGGTTGCAAAGCCGTGCGTCGGCCAGCAGTACGACATCCGTACCCGAACCGGCAACGCTGGCCCTGGCATTGTCGGCGGGAGTGATGCTCATCGCTGCGGGCAGCCGCTCGTTGCGGTATGGCAAGATCCGGCACTGTCATTCGATCATCCGCACAAAAGGTCCTTAA
- a CDS encoding carboxymuconolactone decarboxylase family protein yields the protein MQFKVAHRASWSSFLLAMLVVCASCECTKCNDAGEQTDAERTATGDDAQALIKDNGDRQVTNKPETPSHDAAGRSARARPTKPRIPPVKKEDWSPKQQELLAPFERTGRLFNVFTTMANHPDLAEDWLTFATHILGSNSLPPRDREILILRIGWLCKAEYEWAQHVRIGKGTGLSEDDVRRIAEGPDAAGLSDHDRLLLQATGELRDDACLSDETWSQLAKDYSTQQMMDLVFTVGQYNLVSMALNSFGVQLDEGLTGFPQ from the coding sequence ATGCAATTCAAGGTCGCACATCGCGCGTCGTGGTCGTCGTTCCTGCTTGCTATGTTAGTCGTCTGCGCTTCCTGCGAGTGTACGAAGTGCAATGACGCGGGCGAGCAGACGGATGCGGAACGGACCGCCACCGGCGACGACGCGCAGGCATTGATCAAAGATAACGGAGACCGGCAAGTGACGAATAAACCCGAGACGCCAAGCCACGATGCGGCCGGACGAAGTGCCCGGGCACGCCCTACGAAGCCACGCATCCCGCCGGTAAAAAAAGAGGACTGGTCGCCGAAGCAACAAGAGCTGCTGGCTCCCTTCGAACGGACTGGCCGCTTATTCAATGTATTCACGACGATGGCGAACCACCCCGACCTGGCCGAGGACTGGCTGACGTTTGCCACGCATATTTTGGGAAGTAATTCGTTACCGCCGCGCGATCGTGAGATTCTGATCCTGCGCATCGGCTGGCTTTGCAAGGCCGAGTACGAATGGGCCCAGCATGTGCGCATCGGGAAGGGGACCGGTCTATCGGAGGACGATGTGCGGCGCATTGCCGAGGGGCCTGACGCCGCGGGCCTTTCCGATCATGATCGCCTGCTGCTGCAGGCGACCGGCGAACTGCGCGATGATGCCTGCTTGAGCGATGAAACCTGGAGCCAACTTGCCAAGGACTATTCCACGCAGCAGATGATGGACCTGGTATTCACGGTCGGCCAGTACAACCTGGTGTCGATGGCATTGAACAGCTTTGGTGTGCAACTGGACGAAGGCTTGACGGGCTTTCCGCAATGA
- a CDS encoding DUF1501 domain-containing protein, with product MHPLFEEWVRSETRRQFFRRGANALGSAALASLLGGGLSRAAANTASVAGDGHIPLGPHFAPKAKRVIYLHMVGGPAQMDLFDYKPTMQEWFDKDLPESIRMGQRLTTMTSGQKRFPIAPSKFKFAQYGRSGMWVSELLPNLAKCVDDICFIRSMRTDAINHEPAISYMQTGNQITGRPCLGSWVSYGLGSMNQDLPTFVVLVAKPTNTEQVQAISARLWSAGYLPGEHAGVSFRAGGDPILYINNPPGVPSTVRRDTLDGLRALNELNYSQVGDPETHTRIQQYELAFRMQSSVPELTNINDEPESTFKLYGDTARKPGSFGHTVLLARRMVERGTRFVQVYLNNWDTHGNVAGRLPDQCRDIDQPCYGLIQDLKARGLFDDTLIIWGGEFGRTIYSQGGLSKDNYGRDHHPRCFTMWMAGGGAKGGTVYGETDEFSYNIVRDPVHVRDFHATVLKLLGFDHERFTYHFQGLDQRLTTVELAHVIPELLA from the coding sequence ATGCATCCGCTTTTTGAAGAATGGGTTCGTAGCGAGACGCGTCGCCAGTTCTTTCGGCGTGGTGCTAATGCGCTCGGGTCGGCGGCGCTGGCGTCGTTGCTGGGGGGCGGGCTGTCGCGCGCCGCGGCGAACACTGCGTCTGTCGCGGGCGACGGGCACATTCCTCTCGGTCCGCACTTTGCCCCCAAGGCGAAGCGGGTGATCTATCTGCATATGGTTGGCGGTCCTGCGCAGATGGACCTGTTTGACTATAAGCCCACGATGCAGGAATGGTTCGATAAGGACCTGCCGGAATCGATCCGGATGGGGCAGCGCCTGACGACGATGACCTCGGGCCAAAAGCGGTTTCCGATTGCGCCGTCGAAATTCAAGTTTGCGCAATACGGTCGCAGCGGGATGTGGGTTAGCGAGCTGTTGCCGAACCTGGCGAAGTGCGTCGACGACATCTGCTTCATCCGCAGCATGCGGACCGACGCAATCAATCACGAGCCGGCGATCAGCTATATGCAGACCGGCAATCAGATCACCGGGCGTCCCTGCCTGGGATCGTGGGTGTCGTACGGTCTAGGATCGATGAACCAGGACTTGCCGACGTTCGTGGTGCTGGTGGCCAAGCCAACCAATACCGAGCAAGTGCAGGCGATCTCAGCCCGGCTGTGGTCGGCCGGTTACCTGCCGGGCGAGCATGCGGGCGTTTCGTTCCGTGCCGGCGGCGACCCGATTCTGTACATCAATAACCCGCCGGGCGTTCCTTCGACCGTGCGACGCGATACGCTCGACGGACTGCGGGCATTGAACGAGCTGAATTACAGCCAGGTGGGCGATCCGGAAACGCACACGCGCATCCAGCAGTACGAGCTGGCGTTCCGCATGCAATCGAGTGTGCCGGAGCTGACGAACATCAATGACGAGCCGGAGTCGACGTTCAAGCTGTACGGCGACACGGCGCGCAAGCCGGGCAGCTTCGGCCATACCGTGCTGCTTGCGCGGCGCATGGTCGAGCGCGGCACACGGTTCGTGCAGGTGTATCTCAACAACTGGGATACGCACGGCAACGTGGCCGGACGATTGCCGGATCAGTGCCGCGATATCGACCAACCGTGTTATGGTTTGATCCAGGATTTGAAAGCGCGCGGGTTGTTCGACGATACGTTGATCATCTGGGGTGGCGAATTCGGCCGCACGATCTATTCGCAGGGAGGTCTGAGCAAAGACAACTACGGCCGCGATCATCATCCTCGCTGCTTCACCATGTGGATGGCGGGCGGCGGTGCCAAGGGAGGCACGGTTTACGGCGAGACGGACGAGTTCTCGTACAACATCGTGCGTGATCCGGTTCACGTACGCGACTTCCACGCCACGGTGCTGAAGCTATTGGGCTTCGACCACGAGCGGTTCACGTACCATTTTCAGGGGCTGGATCAGCGACTGACGACGGTCGAGCTGGCCCATGTAATTCCGGAACTGTTGGCGTAG